The uncultured Trichococcus sp. DNA segment TTTGCAATGCGAACCATTTGCTTATAAAGATTCGCCCTATCATCAAAAGGATCTTTGGTTGGATTTACCGTACTAAACGATTGACAAGGAAACCCTCCTACCAATATATCATGGTCCGGAATCGATGAAGATGGAACTTCGCATATATCCCCACAGACTACTTCGTGAGAATCAAAATTATGAGTGTACGTATTGATAGCCTTTTGATCAATATCTATACCGTAAACAATCTCTATAGGCAGTTTTGCGTAATATTTATTGTTAAATTCAAAATCTCCTCTAATACCTACATCGGCACCACCCGCGCCGCAAAATAATGATACTGCTTTATACATTTAAAGATCCCCCATTATAATGTGCAATCAATTGCATCATTCTGAAATTCTACTCGGTAAGTCATGGGTGTTACCCCAAGTTTCTTGTCTAGGACCTTTTGATATAAGTCATTTATTACAAACATTACAACTTTCCCGCGAACAAAATATACCCTGTAAATAGAATAGTAATTTTTATGCTGTTGTGATGCCACCCATTCATTTCTAGTTATTGTAACTGAGTCTAACCATAAGCAATCATTCAGATCTGGTTCTGTAACCCTTTTAGTTGACTTTACTTCTATATATTTTACAAATTCAGAAGTGCCACCCGGTTCAGCAATAACCGATTGAATATCGTAACCTAGACCTTTAATACCACCTAGATGTTTAACTTTATTAACTAGTCGTTGATTAAATTTAGCTACACGGTTTTTTTCATATTCAAAAACATAGCGCTCTCCTTCATCTCCAAGATCTTTTCTAGTATCTTTGAGAATGACAGAAATCTGTTCTTGGTCAACACCTAGCGCACTGGCCGTAGTGTAAAAACTTGTGACCTCTTTGGATAGCTTAGAGTAATAGTAGTCCCACTCATTTTGAAATTTAAGCTTCTCTTCTCGTGTATCTAAATTGTAATTATAAACGTTAAAATCAGGAGCAACATTCCAACAATCTGCAATTATATTGATTGCTTCTTCCTCTTTTATATTCAAATAGATTCTATGATTGGTTTCGACTACTAAATTAGCTAATTCTAAATAATTCAACTGTTCTGTTATGTGTTGATAATAATACGATGATGCTTTGTCTCCGATATTAGCTATAACTCTATAAACATTAGCTTTTTCATCTAATTTTATTTGCTCAATAACTTCAGCAGGTGTTGCTTCGCCCCTCAACACATCTAAGGAATTCAAAATGTAATATCCTATTTGCTTTTTGTCTAAAACAATGTTTACATCTTTTGCCAATAACAAAGTTTTCAAAAGAAAGGCTAATGGCCTTACATTAATTTTGTCTTCTTTTCTTTGTATAACTGTTGCGATTTTTTGCATCCCGTTTGGAAACTGTAACTTATAACATACATCTTTAAAAAAAGCCGGTTGATCATTATCTTCCAAAAATTTCTGAGTTCTTTCTGATTCATATACGAGGCCATCTTCCCCACAATAATACATTCCAAAGAGGCTGCCCGCAATCTCAGTTCTATGGTTGTTTAAGGTTTTATCGTTTCTAAATTCAGGCGGTAGATAATTAGAAAACGCCGAATTAAATTTTTCTGC contains these protein-coding regions:
- a CDS encoding DUF3883 domain-containing protein, which encodes MYNHENQYRCTIIRGKAKREIDNFLPAYAKVINEICPCEKTIFAEKFNSAFSNYLPPEFRNDKTLNNHRTEIAGSLFGMYYCGEDGLVYESERTQKFLEDNDQPAFFKDVCYKLQFPNGMQKIATVIQRKEDKINVRPLAFLLKTLLLAKDVNIVLDKKQIGYYILNSLDVLRGEATPAEVIEQIKLDEKANVYRVIANIGDKASSYYYQHITEQLNYLELANLVVETNHRIYLNIKEEEAINIIADCWNVAPDFNVYNYNLDTREEKLKFQNEWDYYYSKLSKEVTSFYTTASALGVDQEQISVILKDTRKDLGDEGERYVFEYEKNRVAKFNQRLVNKVKHLGGIKGLGYDIQSVIAEPGGTSEFVKYIEVKSTKRVTEPDLNDCLWLDSVTITRNEWVASQQHKNYYSIYRVYFVRGKVVMFVINDLYQKVLDKKLGVTPMTYRVEFQNDAIDCTL